In one window of Bos mutus isolate GX-2022 chromosome 13, NWIPB_WYAK_1.1, whole genome shotgun sequence DNA:
- the MAVS gene encoding mitochondrial antiviral-signaling protein isoform X5 — translation MQKNVSPDSLLGPPWILWEGRRDLVTTTEFSVPLLKAQSSLILLTSVVGSRPTRGIALVVGKGSHAACGHGASGQQPLFLSVHSPFMGQFRTQTVMTFAEDKTYEYIRYNHSNFCNIHVLDILPHLSCLTINDQDRLRAHFDRWGNQGTLWNLFDSLRRRNGWVDSFIRALRACEHTVLADEVAHVYQSNLPRSPNHPPAPLEPPSIPAEIPRPSTPAVAPSIPDNGHTEYEPSYPMPVQDTQPPESLGENSEKAPQASHSGAVLKRLGGPLEPLSDTVALSTLTSSVHQEQDTELGNTHTAGVVSSSTSLRGPVSPTVSFQPLARSTPRASRLPGPPVSAPSVGTSSSSTGLTSAGGAGDQTEGTICSSGAGVPNNPMAASTVPSRVPTNSAFGSSVPSKLPTSLKPPGAVPTNLAPSRLPINSVRSGMVPPKVPTSGIPDHRIPASTVPSKVPANTRLTIRSSNRLVKFLLSFPGDSSITSAHRHCHWRHITLARQQL, via the exons ATGCAGAAGAATGTATCACCTGActctctcctggggcctccctggatcctgtgggagggaagaagggatcTGGTCACCACTACAGAGTTCTCTGTTCCTCTCTTGAAGGCTCAGAGCTCCCTGATCCTCTTGACTTCTGTTGTTGGTTCTCGCCCCACAAGAGGTATAGCACTTGTGGTTGGCAAAGGAAGTCATGCAGCATGCGGCCATGGGGCCAGTGGGCAGCAG CCTTTATTCCTCTCAGTCCATTCACCCTTCATGGGCCAGTTCAGAACCCAGACAGTGATGACGTTTGCCGAGGACAAAACTTATGAGTATATCCGCTACAATCACAGCAATTTTTGCAATATTCATGTTCTGGATATTCTGCCTCACCTGTCCTGCCTCACAATAAATGACCAG GACCGACTTCGGGCCCACTTTGACCGCTGGGGGAACCAGGGCACCCTCTGGAACCTCTTCGACAGTCTTCGGCGGAGGAACGGCTGGGTGGATTCCTTCATCCGGGCACTGAGGGCCTGTGAGCACACTGTTCTCGCTGATGAAGTGGCCCATGTCTACCAAAGCAACCTGCCAC GGAGTCCAAACCACCCTCCAGCCCCACTGGAGCCACCATCAATTCCTGCTGAGATTCCAAGGCCCTCCACACCTGCTGTGGCCCCCAGCATCCCTGACAATGGCCACACAGAGTACGAGCCAAGTTACCCTATGCCTGTCCAGGATACCCAGCCACCAGAGTCCCTGGGAGAG AATTCAGAGAAAGCCCCACAAGCATCCCATTCTGGGGCTGTCCTGAAGAGGCTGGGTGGCCCCCTGGAGCCCTTGTCTGACACGGTGGCCCTCAGCACTCTGACCTCCAGTGTACATCAGGAGCAAGACACAGAACTGGGCAATACCCACACAGCAG GCGTGGTCTCCAGTTCCACATCACTCCGTGGGCCTGTGTCTCCGACTGTCTCCTTCCAGCCCTTGGCCCGTTCTACCCCCAGGGCAAGCCGCTTGCCTGGACCCCCGGTGTCAGCTCCATCTGTtggcacctcctcctcctccactggcTTGACCTCTGCAGGAGGTGCTGGTGACCAGACTGAAGGTACCATCTGCTCCAGTGGGGCAGGGGTGCCCAACAACCCTATGGCTGCCAGCACAGTGCCCTCCAGGGTGCCCACCAACTCAGCATTTGGCAGCTCAGTGCCTTCCAAGTTGCCCACCAGCTTGAAGCCCCCTGGTGCAGTGCCCACCAATCTAGCACCATCCAGATTGCCCATCAACTCAGTGCGTTCTGGCATGGTGCCACCCAAAGTGCCTACTAGTGGGATACCTGACCACAGGATACCTGCAAGCACAGTGCCCAGTAAGGTGCCTGCCAACACAAGGCTCACCATCAGGAGCAGCAATAGACTCGTGAAG ttcctcctttctttcccagGAGACTCCAGCATCACCAGTGCCCACAGGCACTGCCACTGGAGGCACATCACTCTGGCCAGACAGcagctctga
- the MAVS gene encoding mitochondrial antiviral-signaling protein isoform X4 — protein MQKNVSPDSLLGPPWILWEGRRDLVTTTEFSVPLLKAQSSLILLTSVVGSRPTRGIALVVGKGSHAACGHGASGQQPLFLSVHSPFMGQFRTQTVMTFAEDKTYEYIRYNHSNFCNIHVLDILPHLSCLTINDQDRLRAHFDRWGNQGTLWNLFDSLRRRNGWVDSFIRALRACEHTVLADEVAHVYQSNLPRSPNHPPAPLEPPSIPAEIPRPSTPAVAPSIPDNGHTEYEPSYPMPVQDTQPPESLGENSEKAPQASHSGAVLKRLGGPLEPLSDTVALSTLTSSVHQEQDTELGNTHTAGVVSSSTSLRGPVSPTVSFQPLARSTPRASRLPGPPVSAPSVGTSSSSTGLTSAGGAGDQTEGTICSSGAGVPNNPMAASTVPSRVPTNSAFGSSVPSKLPTSLKPPGAVPTNLAPSRLPINSVRSGMVPPKVPTSGIPDHRIPASTVPSKVPANTRLTIRSSNRLVKKKEKSFHYHMQPEMSFLQETCPKESEKRENVVDS, from the exons ATGCAGAAGAATGTATCACCTGActctctcctggggcctccctggatcctgtgggagggaagaagggatcTGGTCACCACTACAGAGTTCTCTGTTCCTCTCTTGAAGGCTCAGAGCTCCCTGATCCTCTTGACTTCTGTTGTTGGTTCTCGCCCCACAAGAGGTATAGCACTTGTGGTTGGCAAAGGAAGTCATGCAGCATGCGGCCATGGGGCCAGTGGGCAGCAG CCTTTATTCCTCTCAGTCCATTCACCCTTCATGGGCCAGTTCAGAACCCAGACAGTGATGACGTTTGCCGAGGACAAAACTTATGAGTATATCCGCTACAATCACAGCAATTTTTGCAATATTCATGTTCTGGATATTCTGCCTCACCTGTCCTGCCTCACAATAAATGACCAG GACCGACTTCGGGCCCACTTTGACCGCTGGGGGAACCAGGGCACCCTCTGGAACCTCTTCGACAGTCTTCGGCGGAGGAACGGCTGGGTGGATTCCTTCATCCGGGCACTGAGGGCCTGTGAGCACACTGTTCTCGCTGATGAAGTGGCCCATGTCTACCAAAGCAACCTGCCAC GGAGTCCAAACCACCCTCCAGCCCCACTGGAGCCACCATCAATTCCTGCTGAGATTCCAAGGCCCTCCACACCTGCTGTGGCCCCCAGCATCCCTGACAATGGCCACACAGAGTACGAGCCAAGTTACCCTATGCCTGTCCAGGATACCCAGCCACCAGAGTCCCTGGGAGAG AATTCAGAGAAAGCCCCACAAGCATCCCATTCTGGGGCTGTCCTGAAGAGGCTGGGTGGCCCCCTGGAGCCCTTGTCTGACACGGTGGCCCTCAGCACTCTGACCTCCAGTGTACATCAGGAGCAAGACACAGAACTGGGCAATACCCACACAGCAG GCGTGGTCTCCAGTTCCACATCACTCCGTGGGCCTGTGTCTCCGACTGTCTCCTTCCAGCCCTTGGCCCGTTCTACCCCCAGGGCAAGCCGCTTGCCTGGACCCCCGGTGTCAGCTCCATCTGTtggcacctcctcctcctccactggcTTGACCTCTGCAGGAGGTGCTGGTGACCAGACTGAAGGTACCATCTGCTCCAGTGGGGCAGGGGTGCCCAACAACCCTATGGCTGCCAGCACAGTGCCCTCCAGGGTGCCCACCAACTCAGCATTTGGCAGCTCAGTGCCTTCCAAGTTGCCCACCAGCTTGAAGCCCCCTGGTGCAGTGCCCACCAATCTAGCACCATCCAGATTGCCCATCAACTCAGTGCGTTCTGGCATGGTGCCACCCAAAGTGCCTACTAGTGGGATACCTGACCACAGGATACCTGCAAGCACAGTGCCCAGTAAGGTGCCTGCCAACACAAGGCTCACCATCAGGAGCAGCAATAGACTCGTGAAG
- the MAVS gene encoding mitochondrial antiviral-signaling protein isoform X3, which translates to MQKNVSPDSLLGPPWILWEGRRDLVTTTEFSVPLLKAQSSLILLTSVVGSRPTRGIALVVGKGSHAACGHGASGQQPLFLSVHSPFMGQFRTQTVMTFAEDKTYEYIRYNHSNFCNIHVLDILPHLSCLTINDQDRLRAHFDRWGNQGTLWNLFDSLRRRNGWVDSFIRALRACEHTVLADEVAHVYQSNLPRSPNHPPAPLEPPSIPAEIPRPSTPAVAPSIPDNGHTEYEPSYPMPVQDTQPPESLGENSEKAPQASHSGAVLKRLGGPLEPLSDTVALSTLTSSVHQEQDTELGNTHTAGVVSSSTSLRGPVSPTVSFQPLARSTPRASRLPGPPVSAPSVGTSSSSTGLTSAGGAGDQTEGTICSSGAGVPNNPMAASTVPSRVPTNSAFGSSVPSKLPTSLKPPGAVPTNLAPSRLPINSVRSGMVPPKVPTSGIPDHRIPASTVPSKVPANTRLTIRSSNRLVKKKEKSFHYHMQPEMSFLQETCPKESEKRENVVIIERMLFSLLAVRTMSLE; encoded by the exons ATGCAGAAGAATGTATCACCTGActctctcctggggcctccctggatcctgtgggagggaagaagggatcTGGTCACCACTACAGAGTTCTCTGTTCCTCTCTTGAAGGCTCAGAGCTCCCTGATCCTCTTGACTTCTGTTGTTGGTTCTCGCCCCACAAGAGGTATAGCACTTGTGGTTGGCAAAGGAAGTCATGCAGCATGCGGCCATGGGGCCAGTGGGCAGCAG CCTTTATTCCTCTCAGTCCATTCACCCTTCATGGGCCAGTTCAGAACCCAGACAGTGATGACGTTTGCCGAGGACAAAACTTATGAGTATATCCGCTACAATCACAGCAATTTTTGCAATATTCATGTTCTGGATATTCTGCCTCACCTGTCCTGCCTCACAATAAATGACCAG GACCGACTTCGGGCCCACTTTGACCGCTGGGGGAACCAGGGCACCCTCTGGAACCTCTTCGACAGTCTTCGGCGGAGGAACGGCTGGGTGGATTCCTTCATCCGGGCACTGAGGGCCTGTGAGCACACTGTTCTCGCTGATGAAGTGGCCCATGTCTACCAAAGCAACCTGCCAC GGAGTCCAAACCACCCTCCAGCCCCACTGGAGCCACCATCAATTCCTGCTGAGATTCCAAGGCCCTCCACACCTGCTGTGGCCCCCAGCATCCCTGACAATGGCCACACAGAGTACGAGCCAAGTTACCCTATGCCTGTCCAGGATACCCAGCCACCAGAGTCCCTGGGAGAG AATTCAGAGAAAGCCCCACAAGCATCCCATTCTGGGGCTGTCCTGAAGAGGCTGGGTGGCCCCCTGGAGCCCTTGTCTGACACGGTGGCCCTCAGCACTCTGACCTCCAGTGTACATCAGGAGCAAGACACAGAACTGGGCAATACCCACACAGCAG GCGTGGTCTCCAGTTCCACATCACTCCGTGGGCCTGTGTCTCCGACTGTCTCCTTCCAGCCCTTGGCCCGTTCTACCCCCAGGGCAAGCCGCTTGCCTGGACCCCCGGTGTCAGCTCCATCTGTtggcacctcctcctcctccactggcTTGACCTCTGCAGGAGGTGCTGGTGACCAGACTGAAGGTACCATCTGCTCCAGTGGGGCAGGGGTGCCCAACAACCCTATGGCTGCCAGCACAGTGCCCTCCAGGGTGCCCACCAACTCAGCATTTGGCAGCTCAGTGCCTTCCAAGTTGCCCACCAGCTTGAAGCCCCCTGGTGCAGTGCCCACCAATCTAGCACCATCCAGATTGCCCATCAACTCAGTGCGTTCTGGCATGGTGCCACCCAAAGTGCCTACTAGTGGGATACCTGACCACAGGATACCTGCAAGCACAGTGCCCAGTAAGGTGCCTGCCAACACAAGGCTCACCATCAGGAGCAGCAATAGACTCGTGAAG